One bacterium DNA segment encodes these proteins:
- a CDS encoding glycosyltransferase family 2 protein, whose protein sequence is MRKRIVILPVFNEEKTVVDVLNRLKPYVHTFIVVDDGSTDTSKQKIIEWNRNHAENFYFFSLNPNSGKGKVFWNCFCFVKHLLDSNQLSPDDLIITIDADGQHEPENITSIIEYLEKGRFEMVITKRDFSIYPFYKKFGNRFLSLWASFISGFRFNDVESGFRIFEAKVINKILPYYTGYRYSCEQEMGIIAARLKIKMDNNYPVNVDTYVPGARFRDAFGVILLGIIAFLRVKFKIQNKRFNWKIEKILSPL, encoded by the coding sequence ATGAGAAAAAGAATTGTTATCCTACCCGTATTTAATGAAGAAAAAACAGTTGTTGATGTCTTAAATCGCTTAAAGCCTTATGTCCATACCTTCATTGTCGTTGATGATGGTTCTACGGATACCTCTAAACAAAAGATTATTGAATGGAACAGAAACCACGCGGAAAATTTCTATTTCTTCTCATTAAACCCCAATAGTGGCAAAGGTAAGGTATTCTGGAATTGCTTTTGTTTTGTCAAACATCTATTAGACTCAAACCAGCTCTCTCCGGATGATTTAATTATCACTATTGATGCCGATGGACAACATGAACCAGAAAATATCACATCAATCATCGAATATTTAGAGAAAGGAAGATTTGAGATGGTTATTACCAAACGGGATTTTTCAATCTATCCTTTTTATAAGAAATTCGGGAATAGATTTCTTTCTCTCTGGGCATCTTTTATCAGTGGATTTAGATTTAATGATGTTGAATCAGGATTTAGAATCTTTGAGGCAAAAGTAATAAATAAGATATTACCTTATTATACCGGTTATCGCTATAGTTGTGAGCAAGAAATGGGAATTATTGCCGCACGACTTAAGATTAAAATGGATAATAACTATCCTGTAAATGTTGATACTTATGTGCCAGGGGCAAGGTTTAGAGATGCTTTTGGGGTTATTTTGCTGGGAATTATTGCCTTTTTAAGGGTAAAATTTAAGATACAGAATAAAAGATTTAATTGGAAAATAGAGAAAATCCTATCGCCTCTGTAA
- the cysS gene encoding cysteine--tRNA ligase, whose product MKIYNTLSRKKEEFVPIQEGKIKMYVCGLTPYSDCHMGHTRCYITFDIIRKYLEYKGYEVIFIQNFTDIDDKIIERAKQRNTSSEELAKKYIDEYFKCMDKLGIKRATYYPRVTEHIQEIIDFIKVLIEKGFAYQVENDVFFEVSKFKEYGKLSGRSLNEMIHGTRFEIDTRKKSPQDFALWKSAKEGEPAWDSPFGKGRPGWHIECSAMSIKYLGETFDIHGGGQDLVFPHHENEIAQSESYTGKKFANFWIHNGMVTLNEEKMSKSLGNEFLIKSVLENYPIDVIRLFFLNTYYKSPVEFSVENLEQAKAGIQRFYNTLRNVTDFLKIESTTSIDAQLYQLLPGEQETLIKFDPSRLEEKDREFYEAIKQTEERFIQAMDDDFNTPIALASLYDLVTAINKFISQMDTLYECSRFSARALLKLAQETVYKLGDIFGLFKEISTKPKDELVPKLMEIIVNLRKMARDKKDWQMADKIRADLNTLNIILEDTPQETKWRVKE is encoded by the coding sequence TTGAAAATTTATAATACACTTAGTCGAAAAAAAGAAGAATTTGTGCCCATTCAAGAAGGCAAGATAAAGATGTATGTCTGCGGGCTGACACCTTATTCGGATTGCCACATGGGACATACCCGGTGCTACATTACCTTTGATATTATCCGAAAATACCTGGAATATAAAGGCTATGAGGTTATTTTTATCCAGAATTTTACCGATATTGATGATAAGATAATCGAACGAGCTAAACAACGAAATACCTCCTCTGAAGAACTGGCAAAAAAATATATCGATGAGTATTTTAAATGTATGGATAAATTGGGTATTAAAAGGGCGACTTATTACCCGAGAGTTACTGAACATATTCAGGAAATTATTGATTTTATTAAGGTTCTGATTGAAAAAGGCTTTGCTTACCAGGTTGAGAACGATGTATTTTTTGAAGTAAGTAAGTTTAAAGAATATGGTAAATTAAGCGGTCGAAGTTTAAATGAGATGATACACGGAACACGATTTGAAATTGATACCCGTAAAAAATCACCGCAAGATTTTGCCCTGTGGAAATCAGCAAAAGAAGGCGAACCTGCATGGGATAGTCCGTTTGGCAAAGGTAGGCCCGGCTGGCATATCGAATGTTCGGCAATGTCCATTAAATATTTAGGTGAAACCTTTGATATTCACGGTGGTGGTCAGGATTTAGTCTTCCCACATCATGAAAATGAAATCGCCCAGTCTGAAAGTTATACCGGTAAAAAATTCGCTAATTTTTGGATTCATAATGGGATGGTTACCTTAAATGAAGAAAAAATGTCTAAATCACTTGGTAATGAGTTTTTAATAAAAAGTGTTTTAGAAAATTACCCGATTGATGTGATTCGATTATTCTTCCTCAATACATATTACAAAAGCCCGGTTGAATTTTCAGTTGAAAACTTAGAACAGGCAAAGGCAGGAATTCAACGATTCTACAATACCTTAAGAAATGTAACTGACTTTCTTAAGATTGAATCAACGACATCAATTGATGCCCAGCTCTATCAATTATTACCAGGGGAACAAGAAACACTTATTAAATTTGACCCGAGCCGGCTGGAGGAAAAGGACCGTGAATTTTATGAGGCGATTAAACAAACAGAGGAAAGATTCATTCAAGCAATGGATGATGATTTTAACACACCGATAGCATTAGCCTCTTTATATGATTTAGTTACCGCCATCAATAAATTTATCTCTCAAATGGATACTTTATATGAATGCTCGCGATTTTCAGCCCGGGCATTACTTAAATTAGCTCAAGAAACCGTCTATAAATTGGGCGATATATTTGGATTATTTAAGGAAATATCTACAAAACCAAAGGATGAATTAGTGCCGAAATTAATGGAGATAATCGTCAATCTCCGTAAGATGGCACGAGATAAAAAAGATTGGCAAATGGCAGATAAAATTCGGGCTGATTTGAATACCTTAAATATAATCTTAGAAGACACCCCACAGGAGACGAAATGGCGAGTAAAGGAGTAA